The following proteins come from a genomic window of Macrobrachium nipponense isolate FS-2020 chromosome 32, ASM1510439v2, whole genome shotgun sequence:
- the LOC135207494 gene encoding histone deacetylase 3-like isoform X1, with amino-acid sequence MGGKTVVSYFYDPDVGNFHYGPGHPMKPHRLSITHSLVLHYGLYKKLQIYRPYRANFHDMTRFHSEEYIDFLMRVTPQNVQNFTKNLGQFNMADDCPVFDGLYDFCSMYTGASLEGAVKLNHNCCDIAINWSGGLHHAKKFEASGFCYVNDIVIAILEMLKYHPRVLYIDIDIHHGDGVQEAFYLTDRVMTVSFHKYGNYFFPGTGDMFEIGHESGRYYSVNVPLKEGIDDASYTQVFKPVIEAVMEYYRPTAIVLQCGADSLSGDRLGCFSLSTKGHGECVSFTKKFGVPLLVVGGGGYTPRNVARCWAYETGLLVDTDMPTEIPYNTEYFQYFAPDFSLHPEVITRQENGNSRQYLEAIVKHVYDNLRMVQHAPSVQMQDVPLDGCTIDDQENELDPDSRLHLSEEDKRVEPDNEFYDGEKDNDKDEENDVSSSTNKN; translated from the exons ATGGGAGGCAAGACTGTTGTCTCGTATTTTTATGATCCTGATGTCGGCAATTTTCATTATG ggCCTGGACATCCCATGAAACCTCACAGATTGTCAATTACTCATAGTCTTGTCTTACATTATGGGTTGTACAAAAAACTCCAGATTTATAGGCCATACAGGGCCAATTTTCACGATATGACCAG aTTTCACTCAGAAGAATACATCGATTTCCTCATGCGAGTCACCCCTCAAAACGTTCAAAATTTCACTAAAAATTTAGGACAGTTTAACATGGCAGATGACTG CCCAGTATTTGATGGCCTGTATGACTTCTGTTCCATGTATACGGGGGCATCTCTGGAAGGTGCAGTAAAATTAAACCATAATTGCTGTGATATTGCAATTAACTGGTCGGGAGGACTTCATCATGCTAAGAAATTTGAAGCATCCGGATTTTGTTACGTTAATGACATAGTTATTGCAATTTTAGAAATGCTAAA ATACCACCCGCGAGtcctgtatatagatatagacattcACCATGGAGACGGTGTGCAAGAAGCTTTCTATCTGACAGATAGAGTTATGACTGTTTCTTTTCATAAGTATGGAAACTATTTCTTCCCTGGAACTG gTGACATGTTTGAAATTGGGCATGAAAGTGGTAGATATTATTCAGTCAATGTCCCATTAAAGGAAGGAATTGATGATGCCAGCTATACCCAAGTATTTAAACCTGTAATTGAG GCTGTGATGGAATATTATCGTCCAACTGCTATCGTCCTTCAGTGTGGTGCAGATTCTCTATCGGGTGATCGTTTAGGTTGTTTTTCATTGTCTACTAAAGGCCATGG tGAATGTGTTAGTTTTACGAAGAAATTTGGAGTACCATTGTTAGTAGTTGGTGGAGGAGGCTACACACCAAGAAATGTAGCAAGATGTTGGGCTTACGAAACTGGACTATTAGTTGACACAGATATGCCAACGGAAATCCCATATAACACAG AGTATTTCCAGTATTTTGCTCCAGATTTCTCTCTTCACCCGGAGGTTATCACTCGCCAAGAAAATGGCAACAGTCGGCAGTATTTGGAAGCCATTGTCAAACATGTTTATGATAACCTTAGAATGGTTCAGCATGCACcaag TGTACAGATGCAAGATGTCCCATTGGATGGATGTACTATAGATGATCAAGAAAATGAGCTAGATCCAGATTCCAGACTACATTTGAGTGAGGAAGATAAAAG ggTGGAGCCAGATAATGAATTTTATGATGGTGAAAAGGACAAtgataaagatgaagaaaatgatgTCTCATCATCAACAAACAAGAATTGA
- the LOC135207494 gene encoding histone deacetylase 3-like isoform X2 has product MKPHRLSITHSLVLHYGLYKKLQIYRPYRANFHDMTRFHSEEYIDFLMRVTPQNVQNFTKNLGQFNMADDCPVFDGLYDFCSMYTGASLEGAVKLNHNCCDIAINWSGGLHHAKKFEASGFCYVNDIVIAILEMLKYHPRVLYIDIDIHHGDGVQEAFYLTDRVMTVSFHKYGNYFFPGTGDMFEIGHESGRYYSVNVPLKEGIDDASYTQVFKPVIEAVMEYYRPTAIVLQCGADSLSGDRLGCFSLSTKGHGECVSFTKKFGVPLLVVGGGGYTPRNVARCWAYETGLLVDTDMPTEIPYNTEYFQYFAPDFSLHPEVITRQENGNSRQYLEAIVKHVYDNLRMVQHAPSVQMQDVPLDGCTIDDQENELDPDSRLHLSEEDKRVEPDNEFYDGEKDNDKDEENDVSSSTNKN; this is encoded by the exons ATGAAACCTCACAGATTGTCAATTACTCATAGTCTTGTCTTACATTATGGGTTGTACAAAAAACTCCAGATTTATAGGCCATACAGGGCCAATTTTCACGATATGACCAG aTTTCACTCAGAAGAATACATCGATTTCCTCATGCGAGTCACCCCTCAAAACGTTCAAAATTTCACTAAAAATTTAGGACAGTTTAACATGGCAGATGACTG CCCAGTATTTGATGGCCTGTATGACTTCTGTTCCATGTATACGGGGGCATCTCTGGAAGGTGCAGTAAAATTAAACCATAATTGCTGTGATATTGCAATTAACTGGTCGGGAGGACTTCATCATGCTAAGAAATTTGAAGCATCCGGATTTTGTTACGTTAATGACATAGTTATTGCAATTTTAGAAATGCTAAA ATACCACCCGCGAGtcctgtatatagatatagacattcACCATGGAGACGGTGTGCAAGAAGCTTTCTATCTGACAGATAGAGTTATGACTGTTTCTTTTCATAAGTATGGAAACTATTTCTTCCCTGGAACTG gTGACATGTTTGAAATTGGGCATGAAAGTGGTAGATATTATTCAGTCAATGTCCCATTAAAGGAAGGAATTGATGATGCCAGCTATACCCAAGTATTTAAACCTGTAATTGAG GCTGTGATGGAATATTATCGTCCAACTGCTATCGTCCTTCAGTGTGGTGCAGATTCTCTATCGGGTGATCGTTTAGGTTGTTTTTCATTGTCTACTAAAGGCCATGG tGAATGTGTTAGTTTTACGAAGAAATTTGGAGTACCATTGTTAGTAGTTGGTGGAGGAGGCTACACACCAAGAAATGTAGCAAGATGTTGGGCTTACGAAACTGGACTATTAGTTGACACAGATATGCCAACGGAAATCCCATATAACACAG AGTATTTCCAGTATTTTGCTCCAGATTTCTCTCTTCACCCGGAGGTTATCACTCGCCAAGAAAATGGCAACAGTCGGCAGTATTTGGAAGCCATTGTCAAACATGTTTATGATAACCTTAGAATGGTTCAGCATGCACcaag TGTACAGATGCAAGATGTCCCATTGGATGGATGTACTATAGATGATCAAGAAAATGAGCTAGATCCAGATTCCAGACTACATTTGAGTGAGGAAGATAAAAG ggTGGAGCCAGATAATGAATTTTATGATGGTGAAAAGGACAAtgataaagatgaagaaaatgatgTCTCATCATCAACAAACAAGAATTGA
- the LOC135207494 gene encoding histone deacetylase 3-like isoform X3, with amino-acid sequence MRVTPQNVQNFTKNLGQFNMADDCPVFDGLYDFCSMYTGASLEGAVKLNHNCCDIAINWSGGLHHAKKFEASGFCYVNDIVIAILEMLKYHPRVLYIDIDIHHGDGVQEAFYLTDRVMTVSFHKYGNYFFPGTGDMFEIGHESGRYYSVNVPLKEGIDDASYTQVFKPVIEAVMEYYRPTAIVLQCGADSLSGDRLGCFSLSTKGHGECVSFTKKFGVPLLVVGGGGYTPRNVARCWAYETGLLVDTDMPTEIPYNTEYFQYFAPDFSLHPEVITRQENGNSRQYLEAIVKHVYDNLRMVQHAPSVQMQDVPLDGCTIDDQENELDPDSRLHLSEEDKRVEPDNEFYDGEKDNDKDEENDVSSSTNKN; translated from the exons ATGCGAGTCACCCCTCAAAACGTTCAAAATTTCACTAAAAATTTAGGACAGTTTAACATGGCAGATGACTG CCCAGTATTTGATGGCCTGTATGACTTCTGTTCCATGTATACGGGGGCATCTCTGGAAGGTGCAGTAAAATTAAACCATAATTGCTGTGATATTGCAATTAACTGGTCGGGAGGACTTCATCATGCTAAGAAATTTGAAGCATCCGGATTTTGTTACGTTAATGACATAGTTATTGCAATTTTAGAAATGCTAAA ATACCACCCGCGAGtcctgtatatagatatagacattcACCATGGAGACGGTGTGCAAGAAGCTTTCTATCTGACAGATAGAGTTATGACTGTTTCTTTTCATAAGTATGGAAACTATTTCTTCCCTGGAACTG gTGACATGTTTGAAATTGGGCATGAAAGTGGTAGATATTATTCAGTCAATGTCCCATTAAAGGAAGGAATTGATGATGCCAGCTATACCCAAGTATTTAAACCTGTAATTGAG GCTGTGATGGAATATTATCGTCCAACTGCTATCGTCCTTCAGTGTGGTGCAGATTCTCTATCGGGTGATCGTTTAGGTTGTTTTTCATTGTCTACTAAAGGCCATGG tGAATGTGTTAGTTTTACGAAGAAATTTGGAGTACCATTGTTAGTAGTTGGTGGAGGAGGCTACACACCAAGAAATGTAGCAAGATGTTGGGCTTACGAAACTGGACTATTAGTTGACACAGATATGCCAACGGAAATCCCATATAACACAG AGTATTTCCAGTATTTTGCTCCAGATTTCTCTCTTCACCCGGAGGTTATCACTCGCCAAGAAAATGGCAACAGTCGGCAGTATTTGGAAGCCATTGTCAAACATGTTTATGATAACCTTAGAATGGTTCAGCATGCACcaag TGTACAGATGCAAGATGTCCCATTGGATGGATGTACTATAGATGATCAAGAAAATGAGCTAGATCCAGATTCCAGACTACATTTGAGTGAGGAAGATAAAAG ggTGGAGCCAGATAATGAATTTTATGATGGTGAAAAGGACAAtgataaagatgaagaaaatgatgTCTCATCATCAACAAACAAGAATTGA